In Streptomyces chartreusis, the following proteins share a genomic window:
- a CDS encoding DUF721 domain-containing protein, protein MSENPFENAPDAPKKAPEPSGVDLARVALRAAKEQARARGDAAQQKKQARRGGGLRSGARADGRDPMALGSAINRLISERGWETPAAVGGVMGRWPQIVGDDVAKHCVPEKYDEDERVLVVRCDSTAWATNLRLLAPTLVARLNEDLGHGAVRHIKVNGPGGPARRYGPLRAPGSTGPGDTYG, encoded by the coding sequence ATGAGCGAGAACCCGTTCGAGAACGCCCCCGACGCCCCCAAGAAGGCTCCCGAGCCCTCCGGCGTCGACCTCGCGCGCGTGGCGCTCAGGGCGGCCAAGGAACAGGCACGCGCGCGGGGGGACGCGGCGCAGCAGAAGAAGCAGGCACGGCGCGGCGGTGGGCTGCGCTCCGGCGCGCGCGCCGACGGCCGCGACCCCATGGCACTCGGCTCCGCCATCAACCGCCTGATCAGCGAGCGGGGCTGGGAGACGCCGGCCGCGGTGGGCGGTGTGATGGGCCGCTGGCCGCAGATCGTCGGCGACGACGTCGCCAAGCACTGTGTGCCGGAGAAGTACGACGAGGACGAGCGGGTCCTGGTCGTGCGCTGCGACTCGACGGCCTGGGCGACGAACCTGCGGCTGCTCGCCCCGACTCTGGTCGCCCGCCTCAACGAGGACCTCGGCCATGGCGCGGTACGGCACATCAAGGTCAACGGCCCCGGCGGCCCGGCCCGCCGCTACGGCCCACTGCGCGCTCCCGGCAGCACGGGGCCGGGCGACACGTACGGATGA
- the recF gene encoding DNA replication/repair protein RecF (All proteins in this family for which functions are known are DNA-binding proteins that assist the filamentation of RecA onto DNA for the initiation of recombination or recombinational repair.), whose product MHVTHLSLADFRSYAGVEVPLDAGVTAFVGPNGQGKTNLVEAVGYLATLGSHRVASDTPLVRMGADRAVIRAQVRQGDRQQLVELELNPGKANRARINRSSQVRPRDVLGIVRTVLFAPEDLALVKGDPGERRRFLDELITARSPRMAGVRSDYERVLKQRNTLLKSAALARRHGGRSMDLSTLDVWDQHLARAGAELLAQRLDLIATIQPLADKAYEQLAPGGGPVALDYKPSAPGEALTREDLYEQLMVALAEARKQEIERGVTLVGPHRDDLLLKLGQLPAKGYASHGESWSYALALRLASYDLLRAEGNEPVLVLDDVFAELDARRRERLAELVAPGEQVLVTAAVDDDVPHVLAGARYSVSEGTVERV is encoded by the coding sequence ATGCACGTCACGCATCTGTCGCTGGCCGACTTCCGCTCGTACGCCGGCGTCGAAGTCCCGCTCGATGCGGGCGTCACCGCCTTCGTCGGCCCCAACGGCCAGGGCAAGACGAACCTCGTCGAAGCCGTCGGCTATCTCGCCACCCTCGGCAGCCACCGCGTCGCCTCCGACACCCCCCTCGTCCGCATGGGCGCCGACCGGGCGGTCATCCGGGCGCAGGTCCGCCAGGGCGACCGGCAGCAGCTGGTCGAGCTGGAGCTGAACCCGGGCAAGGCCAACCGGGCCAGGATCAACAGGTCCTCGCAGGTCAGACCCCGTGACGTACTCGGCATCGTACGGACCGTGCTGTTCGCGCCGGAGGATCTCGCCCTGGTCAAGGGCGACCCGGGCGAGCGGCGCCGCTTCCTCGACGAGCTGATCACCGCCCGCTCCCCGCGCATGGCGGGCGTGCGCTCCGACTACGAGCGCGTCCTCAAGCAGCGCAACACCCTGCTGAAGTCGGCCGCGCTGGCCCGCCGGCACGGCGGCCGCTCGATGGACCTGTCCACCCTCGACGTCTGGGACCAGCACCTCGCGCGCGCCGGCGCCGAGTTGCTCGCCCAGCGCCTGGACCTGATCGCGACGATCCAGCCGCTGGCCGACAAGGCGTACGAGCAGCTGGCCCCCGGCGGCGGCCCCGTCGCCCTGGACTACAAGCCGTCGGCTCCCGGCGAGGCGCTCACGCGCGAGGACCTCTACGAGCAGCTGATGGTGGCCCTCGCCGAGGCCCGCAAGCAGGAGATCGAGCGCGGGGTCACGCTCGTGGGCCCGCACCGCGACGATCTGCTGCTCAAGCTCGGTCAGTTGCCCGCCAAGGGCTACGCCTCGCACGGCGAGTCCTGGTCCTACGCGCTGGCCCTGCGCCTCGCGTCCTACGACCTGCTCAGGGCCGAGGGCAACGAACCGGTGCTGGTCCTCGACGACGTGTTCGCCGAACTGGACGCCAGGCGCCGTGAGCGGCTGGCCGAGCTGGTCGCGCCCGGCGAGCAGGTCCTGGTGACGGCCGCGGTCGACGACGACGTCCCGCACGTGCTGGCGGGGGCGCGCTACTCGGTGTCCGAGGGGACGGTGGAGCGCGTATGA
- the gnd gene encoding phosphogluconate dehydrogenase (NAD(+)-dependent, decarboxylating): protein MELGLVGLGKMGGNMRERIRRAGHTVVGYDRNQDLADVHSLEELVGKLPGPRVIWVMVPAGAATQSTIDELAELLEPGDVVVDGGNSRWTDDERHAEELAAKGIGFVDCGVSGGVWGLENGYALMYGGDAENVAKVQPFFDALKPEGDFGAVHAGKVGAGHFAKMVHNGIEYAMMQAYAEGWELLEKVDSVTDVREVFRSWQEGTVIRSWLLDLAVNALDEDEHLDRLRGFAQDSGEGRWTVEAAIDHAVPLPAITASLFARFASRQDDSPQMKMIAALRNQFGGHAVEKK, encoded by the coding sequence ATGGAGCTCGGTCTCGTCGGCCTCGGCAAGATGGGCGGCAACATGCGCGAGCGGATACGCCGCGCGGGCCACACCGTCGTCGGATACGACCGCAACCAGGACCTCGCGGATGTCCACAGCCTGGAAGAGCTTGTGGGCAAGCTCCCCGGCCCGCGCGTGATCTGGGTGATGGTCCCGGCCGGCGCCGCGACCCAGTCGACGATCGACGAGCTCGCCGAGCTCCTCGAGCCCGGTGACGTCGTCGTCGACGGCGGGAACTCCCGCTGGACGGACGACGAGCGGCACGCCGAGGAGCTCGCGGCCAAGGGCATCGGCTTCGTCGACTGCGGCGTCTCCGGCGGCGTCTGGGGCCTGGAGAACGGCTACGCGCTGATGTACGGCGGTGACGCGGAGAACGTCGCCAAGGTGCAGCCCTTCTTCGACGCCCTCAAGCCGGAGGGCGACTTCGGTGCCGTGCACGCCGGCAAGGTGGGCGCCGGCCACTTCGCGAAGATGGTCCACAACGGCATCGAGTACGCGATGATGCAGGCCTACGCCGAGGGCTGGGAGCTGCTGGAGAAGGTCGACTCCGTGACCGACGTCCGGGAGGTCTTCCGCTCCTGGCAGGAGGGCACGGTCATCCGCTCCTGGCTCCTGGACCTCGCGGTGAACGCCCTCGACGAGGACGAGCACCTCGACAGGCTCAGGGGTTTTGCACAGGACTCCGGTGAGGGACGCTGGACTGTGGAAGCCGCCATCGACCACGCGGTGCCGCTGCCGGCGATCACCGCGTCGCTGTTCGCGCGGTTCGCGTCCCGCCAGGACGACTCGCCGCAGATGAAGATGATCGCGGCGCTGCGGAACCAGTTCGGCGGCCACGCGGTGGAGAAGAAGTAG
- the dnaN gene encoding DNA polymerase III subunit beta gives MKIRVERDVLAEAVAWAARSLPARPPAPVLAGLLLKADDGQLSLSSFDYEVSARVSVEAEVEEEGTVLVSGRLLADICRALPNRPVEISTDGVRATVVCGSSRFTLHTLPVEEYPALPQMPTATGTVPGEVFASAASQVAIAAGRDDTLPVLTGVRIEIEGDTVTLASTDRYRFAVREFLWKPENPEASAVALVPAKTLLDTAKALTSGDSVTLALSGSGAGEGLIGFEGAGRRTTTRLLEGDLPKYRTLFPTEFNSVAVIETAPFVEAVKRVALVAERNTPVRLSFEQGVLILEAGSSDDAQAVERVDAQLEGDDISIAFNPTFLLDGLSAIDSPVAQLSFTTSTKPALLSGKPALDAEADEAYKYLIMPVRLSG, from the coding sequence GTGAAGATCCGGGTGGAACGCGACGTACTCGCGGAGGCCGTGGCCTGGGCGGCACGCAGCCTCCCGGCCCGTCCGCCGGCGCCTGTCCTCGCCGGCCTCCTGCTGAAGGCCGACGACGGTCAGCTGAGCCTGTCGAGCTTCGACTACGAGGTCTCCGCTCGCGTCAGCGTCGAGGCCGAGGTCGAGGAGGAGGGCACGGTCCTCGTCTCCGGCCGGCTGCTCGCCGACATCTGCCGCGCTCTGCCCAACCGCCCGGTGGAGATCTCCACAGACGGTGTACGGGCGACCGTGGTCTGCGGCTCCTCGCGATTCACACTCCACACCCTGCCTGTGGAGGAGTACCCGGCCCTGCCGCAGATGCCGACCGCCACGGGCACCGTCCCCGGTGAGGTCTTCGCCTCGGCGGCCTCCCAGGTCGCCATCGCCGCCGGCCGTGACGACACGCTGCCCGTCCTGACCGGTGTGCGCATCGAGATCGAGGGCGACACCGTCACCCTGGCCTCCACCGACCGCTACCGCTTCGCGGTCCGCGAGTTCCTGTGGAAGCCGGAGAACCCGGAGGCCTCCGCGGTCGCCCTGGTCCCCGCCAAGACGCTCCTGGACACCGCCAAGGCGCTGACCAGCGGCGACAGCGTCACGCTGGCGCTCTCGGGCTCCGGCGCCGGAGAGGGCCTGATCGGCTTCGAGGGCGCGGGCCGCCGTACGACGACCCGCCTGCTGGAGGGTGACCTCCCGAAGTACCGCACGCTGTTCCCGACCGAGTTCAACTCCGTCGCCGTGATCGAGACCGCCCCCTTCGTGGAGGCCGTCAAGCGTGTGGCCCTGGTCGCCGAGCGGAACACCCCGGTGCGGCTCAGCTTCGAGCAGGGCGTGCTGATCCTGGAGGCCGGCTCCAGCGACGACGCACAGGCTGTGGAAAGGGTCGACGCCCAGCTGGAGGGCGACGACATCTCGATCGCCTTCAACCCGACGTTCCTGCTGGACGGCCTGAGCGCCATCGACTCCCCGGTGGCCCAGCTGTCGTTCACCACGTCCACCAAGCCCGCGCTGCTCAGCGGCAAGCCCGCGCTGGACGCCGAGGCGGACGAGGCCTACAAGTACCTGATCATGCCGGTGCGCCTGAGCGGCTGA
- the dnaA gene encoding chromosomal replication initiator protein DnaA, with the protein MADVPADLAAVWPRVLEQLLGEGRGQGVEGKDEHWIRRCQPLALVADTALLAVPNEFAKGVLEGRLAPIVSDTLSRECGRPIRIAITVDDSAGEPPPPAPPVAPPAQQSRYEEPELPSYESYGRHRADDQRTGSPDPLPTARPAYPGEYQRPEHTPGSWPRPTQDDYGWQQQRLGFPERDPYASPPQDPYQQDSYQQESYGGPSQDYRPQPMERPSYDGHRSEYEQHRSDYDKHRSEYEQQRPDYDKPRSDYDRDGRRELPEPPVGSGHVHRGGPGAPGPLAAQPAPAPGPGEPTARLNPKYLFDTFVIGASNRFAHAAAVAVAEAPAKAYNPLFIYGESGLGKTHLLHAIGHYARSLYPGTRVRYVSSEEFTNEFINSIRDGKGDSFRKRYREMDILLVDDIQFLADKESTQEEFFHTFNTLHNANKQIVLSSDRPPKQLVTLEDRLRNRFEWGLITDVQPPELETRIAILRKKAVQEQLNAPPEVLEFIASRISRNIRELEGALIRVTAFASLNRQPVDLGLTEIVLKDLIPGGDDATPEITSTAIMSATADYFGLTVEDLCGSSRGRQLVTARQIAMYLCRELTDLSLPKIGALFGGRDHTTVMHADRKIRNLMAERRSIYNQVTELTNRIKNG; encoded by the coding sequence GTGGCTGACGTACCTGCCGATCTTGCCGCAGTGTGGCCACGAGTACTTGAACAGCTTCTCGGCGAGGGCCGCGGGCAGGGCGTGGAGGGCAAGGACGAGCACTGGATCCGGCGCTGCCAGCCCCTCGCGCTGGTCGCGGACACCGCCCTGCTCGCCGTACCGAACGAATTTGCGAAGGGCGTACTGGAGGGCCGTCTGGCCCCGATCGTGAGCGACACGCTGAGCCGCGAGTGCGGCCGTCCGATCCGCATCGCGATCACCGTCGACGACTCCGCCGGCGAGCCCCCGCCCCCGGCCCCGCCGGTGGCACCGCCCGCGCAGCAGTCCCGCTACGAGGAGCCCGAGCTCCCCTCCTACGAGAGTTACGGCCGCCACCGCGCCGACGACCAGCGGACCGGCAGCCCCGACCCGCTGCCCACCGCGCGCCCGGCCTACCCGGGCGAGTACCAGCGCCCCGAGCACACCCCCGGCAGCTGGCCGCGCCCCACGCAGGACGACTACGGCTGGCAGCAGCAGCGCCTCGGCTTCCCCGAGCGGGACCCGTACGCGTCGCCGCCCCAGGACCCGTACCAGCAGGACTCCTATCAGCAGGAGTCCTACGGCGGTCCCTCGCAGGACTACCGCCCGCAGCCGATGGAACGACCGTCCTACGACGGGCACCGCTCGGAGTACGAGCAGCACCGCTCCGACTACGACAAGCACCGCTCCGAATATGAGCAGCAGCGGCCCGACTACGACAAGCCGCGTTCCGACTACGACCGCGACGGCCGCCGTGAGCTGCCCGAGCCGCCCGTCGGCTCCGGCCATGTGCACCGCGGCGGCCCCGGTGCCCCCGGCCCGCTGGCCGCGCAGCCCGCGCCGGCGCCCGGTCCCGGCGAGCCGACCGCGCGTCTGAACCCGAAGTACCTCTTCGACACGTTCGTCATCGGCGCCTCCAACCGCTTCGCGCACGCGGCCGCGGTCGCCGTCGCCGAGGCACCCGCGAAGGCGTACAACCCCCTGTTCATCTATGGGGAGTCGGGCCTCGGCAAGACCCACCTGCTGCACGCGATCGGGCACTACGCACGCAGCCTCTACCCGGGCACGCGCGTGCGGTACGTGAGCTCGGAGGAGTTCACCAACGAGTTCATCAACTCCATCCGCGACGGCAAGGGCGACAGCTTCCGCAAGCGCTACCGCGAGATGGACATCCTGCTCGTCGACGACATCCAGTTCCTCGCGGACAAGGAGTCGACGCAGGAGGAGTTCTTCCACACCTTCAACACGCTCCACAACGCCAACAAGCAGATCGTGCTCTCCAGCGACCGGCCGCCCAAGCAGCTGGTCACCCTGGAGGACCGGCTGCGCAACCGGTTCGAGTGGGGCCTGATCACCGACGTCCAGCCGCCCGAGCTGGAGACGCGTATCGCGATCCTGCGCAAGAAGGCGGTCCAGGAGCAGCTCAACGCCCCGCCGGAGGTACTGGAGTTCATCGCCTCCCGCATCTCGCGCAACATCCGCGAGCTGGAGGGCGCGCTGATCCGGGTGACGGCGTTCGCCTCGCTCAACCGTCAGCCGGTGGACCTGGGCCTGACGGAGATCGTCCTCAAGGACCTGATCCCGGGCGGCGACGACGCGACGCCGGAGATCACCTCCACGGCCATCATGAGCGCCACCGCCGACTACTTCGGCCTCACGGTCGAGGACCTGTGCGGCAGCTCGCGCGGCCGCCAGCTGGTCACGGCCCGCCAGATCGCCATGTACCTGTGCCGTGAGCTGACGGACCTGTCGCTGCCGAAGATCGGCGCGCTGTTCGGCGGCCGCGACCACACCACGGTGATGCACGCGGACCGCAAGATCCGCAATCTGATGGCCGAGCGGCGCTCCATCTACAACCAGGTCACCGAGCTCACCAACCGCATCAAGAACGGCTGA
- the rpmH gene encoding 50S ribosomal protein L34 has protein sequence MSKRTFQPNNRRRAKTHGFRLRMRTRAGRAILANRRAKGRASLSA, from the coding sequence GTGAGCAAGCGCACCTTCCAGCCGAACAACCGTCGTCGCGCGAAGACCCACGGCTTCCGCCTGCGGATGCGCACCCGCGCCGGCCGCGCGATTCTCGCGAACCGTCGTGCCAAGGGTCGCGCCAGCCTGTCCGCCTGA
- the rnpA gene encoding ribonuclease P protein component has product MLPTENRLRRREDFATAVRRGRRAGRPTLVVHLRSGATDPHAPGESAPPTRAGFVVSKAVGGAVVRNKVKRRLRHLMRDRVDQLPPGSLVVVRALPGSGDADHAQLARDLDAALQRLLGGGAR; this is encoded by the coding sequence GTGCTGCCCACCGAGAACCGGCTGAGGCGGCGCGAGGACTTCGCGACCGCGGTACGACGAGGTCGTCGGGCAGGCCGCCCGACTCTCGTCGTCCACCTTCGTAGCGGTGCCACGGACCCGCACGCGCCTGGGGAGAGCGCTCCCCCGACGCGTGCGGGTTTCGTCGTGAGCAAGGCTGTGGGTGGCGCGGTCGTGCGGAACAAGGTGAAGCGCAGGCTTCGCCATCTGATGCGCGACCGAGTCGACCAGCTGCCCCCCGGTAGCCTGGTAGTCGTACGAGCGTTGCCCGGTTCGGGTGATGCCGACCATGCACAGCTGGCCCGAGACCTGGATGCCGCTCTGCAGCGGCTGCTGGGAGGGGGCGCGCGATGA
- the yidD gene encoding membrane protein insertion efficiency factor YidD: MKYPLLALIKLYQWTISPLLGPVCKYYPSCSHYGYTAIDRHGAIKGTALTAWRILRCNPWSLGGVDHVPPRKRPRWHEMVRNAWRARKGGPSAAETAIEGEVPSSPAAETPSHVQGA, from the coding sequence ATGAAGTACCCACTACTGGCTCTGATCAAGCTGTACCAGTGGACGATCAGTCCGCTGCTCGGGCCGGTGTGCAAGTACTACCCGTCGTGCTCCCACTACGGGTATACGGCCATCGACCGGCACGGTGCGATCAAGGGCACGGCGCTCACCGCCTGGCGCATCCTGCGGTGCAACCCGTGGTCATTGGGCGGTGTGGATCATGTCCCGCCGCGCAAGCGCCCACGGTGGCACGAAATGGTGCGCAACGCGTGGCGCGCACGGAAGGGCGGGCCCTCCGCCGCCGAAACGGCCATCGAAGGTGAAGTTCCTTCGAGCCCGGCCGCAGAGACCCCGTCCCATGTCCAAGGAGCATGA
- the yidC gene encoding membrane protein insertase YidC: MDTIASLFSFITTPVSWVIVQFHSVYGAIFGPDTGWAWGLSIVSLVILIRICLIPLFVKQIKATRAMQTLQPEMKKIQERYKNDKQRQSEEMMKLYKETGTNPLSSCLPILAQSPFFFALYHVLNSIANNDTIGVINQSLLESAQKAHIFGAPLAAKFTDSSADVAALDASLTTVRIVTAVMIVLMSASQFYTQRQLMTKNVDTTVKTPFMQQQKMLMYVFPVMFAVFGINFPVGVLVYWLTTNVWTMGQQMYVIHNNPTPGSKAQAAYLERLTKHVTSHGKTRRRGERAIIKAIVAKGRDRNEFERKFINGLTKAGLAAQTDGTVVKSEGAVATVAEDGTPTTTATPKRQQPKRQSKSQRQSGHAKQADEPTSLEKSEPEDAKPEAAKKDAPKPGSGGRSKAQSGQRKGGPQRPKSPSKK; the protein is encoded by the coding sequence GTGGACACGATTGCCAGCCTCTTCAGCTTCATCACGACACCCGTTTCCTGGGTCATCGTCCAGTTCCACTCGGTGTACGGCGCCATCTTCGGCCCCGACACCGGATGGGCCTGGGGCCTGTCCATCGTGTCCCTGGTGATTCTGATCCGTATCTGCCTGATCCCGCTCTTCGTGAAGCAGATCAAGGCGACCCGGGCCATGCAGACGCTGCAGCCCGAGATGAAGAAGATCCAGGAGCGCTACAAGAACGACAAGCAGCGTCAGTCCGAAGAGATGATGAAGCTGTACAAGGAGACGGGCACCAACCCGCTCTCCTCGTGCCTTCCCATCCTGGCGCAGTCGCCGTTCTTCTTCGCCCTGTACCACGTGCTCAACAGCATCGCGAACAACGACACCATCGGTGTCATCAACCAGAGCCTGCTGGAGAGCGCGCAGAAGGCGCACATCTTCGGGGCCCCGCTGGCCGCGAAGTTCACCGACAGCTCTGCTGACGTCGCCGCCCTCGACGCCTCGCTGACCACCGTCCGCATCGTCACCGCGGTCATGATCGTCCTGATGTCGGCGTCGCAGTTCTACACGCAGCGCCAGCTGATGACGAAGAACGTCGACACCACGGTGAAGACGCCGTTCATGCAGCAGCAGAAGATGCTGATGTACGTCTTCCCGGTCATGTTCGCCGTCTTCGGCATCAACTTCCCGGTCGGTGTCCTCGTCTACTGGCTGACCACCAACGTGTGGACCATGGGCCAGCAGATGTACGTCATCCACAACAACCCGACCCCGGGTTCCAAGGCCCAGGCCGCCTACCTGGAGCGCCTGACCAAGCACGTCACGAGCCACGGCAAGACCCGCCGCCGGGGCGAGCGCGCCATCATCAAGGCCATCGTCGCCAAGGGCCGCGACCGCAACGAGTTCGAGCGCAAGTTCATCAACGGCCTGACCAAGGCCGGACTCGCGGCGCAGACCGACGGCACCGTGGTGAAGAGCGAGGGCGCAGTCGCGACCGTCGCCGAGGACGGTACGCCGACCACCACGGCGACGCCCAAGCGTCAGCAGCCGAAGCGGCAGAGCAAGTCCCAGCGTCAGTCCGGCCATGCGAAGCAGGCCGACGAGCCGACCTCGCTGGAGAAGTCCGAGCCTGAGGACGCCAAGCCCGAAGCCGCCAAGAAGGATGCTCCCAAGCCCGGCAGCGGCGGCCGCAGCAAGGCCCAGTCCGGGCAGCGCAAGGGCGGTCCGCAGCGCCCCAAGTCCCCGTCCAAGAAGTAA
- a CDS encoding protein jag, whose product MTEGTTSAAAEGADTLSRLEQEGEIAADYLEGLLDIADLDGDIDMDVEADRAAVSIISDAGSRDLQKLVGREGEVLEALQELTRLAVHRETGDRSRLMLDIAGYRAKKRAELSELGAKTAAEVKSTGEPVKMNPMTPFERKVVHDAVKSAGLRSESEGEEPQRFVVVLPA is encoded by the coding sequence GTGACGGAAGGCACCACCTCCGCCGCTGCCGAGGGTGCAGACACCCTGAGCCGCCTGGAGCAAGAGGGCGAGATCGCGGCGGACTACCTCGAAGGTCTGCTCGACATCGCCGATCTCGACGGCGACATCGACATGGACGTCGAGGCCGACCGCGCCGCTGTCTCGATCATCAGCGACGCGGGCAGCCGCGACCTGCAAAAGCTGGTCGGGCGTGAGGGCGAGGTGCTGGAGGCGCTTCAGGAGCTCACGCGCCTGGCCGTGCACCGGGAGACCGGGGACCGCAGCCGGCTGATGCTGGACATCGCCGGCTACCGGGCCAAGAAGCGGGCCGAGCTCTCCGAGCTGGGCGCCAAGACCGCCGCCGAGGTCAAGAGCACCGGCGAGCCCGTGAAGATGAACCCGATGACGCCGTTCGAGCGCAAGGTCGTGCACGATGCGGTGAAGTCGGCGGGCCTGCGGAGCGAGTCCGAGGGCGAGGAGCCGCAGCGGTTCGTCGTCGTCCTTCCCGCCTGA
- the rsmG gene encoding 16S rRNA (guanine(527)-N(7))-methyltransferase RsmG has protein sequence MTEAAELPPVPEQAREVFGDRYADAVRYAELLAEAGVQRGLIGPREVPRLWERHLLNCAVLSEVVPEGVTVCDVGSGAGLPGIPLALVREDLKITLLEPLLRRTNFLTEVVELLGLDHVTVVRGRAEEVMGKLPPVHVVTARAVAPLDRLATWGIPLLRPYGEMLALKGDAAEEELKSAATALSKLGAVETSIHHVGEGVVDPMSTVVRVEVGESPGGVRFAAKRAKAARTGRTRRRR, from the coding sequence GTGACGGAGGCAGCGGAGCTTCCCCCTGTGCCCGAACAGGCACGTGAGGTGTTCGGCGATCGCTACGCTGATGCGGTCCGCTACGCCGAACTGCTCGCCGAGGCGGGTGTGCAGCGCGGCCTGATCGGCCCACGCGAGGTGCCCCGTCTGTGGGAGCGCCACCTGCTGAACTGCGCGGTGCTCTCGGAGGTCGTTCCCGAGGGCGTGACGGTGTGCGACGTCGGCTCGGGGGCCGGACTGCCCGGCATCCCGCTGGCGCTGGTCCGGGAGGACCTCAAGATCACTCTCCTGGAGCCGCTGCTGCGGCGGACGAACTTCCTGACGGAGGTCGTGGAGCTGCTCGGCCTCGACCATGTGACGGTCGTCCGTGGTCGCGCCGAGGAGGTCATGGGGAAGCTGCCGCCCGTGCATGTGGTGACCGCCCGTGCGGTCGCTCCGCTGGACCGCCTGGCCACCTGGGGCATCCCGCTGCTGCGCCCCTACGGCGAGATGCTGGCGCTCAAGGGCGACGCCGCGGAGGAGGAGCTGAAGAGCGCGGCGACGGCTCTGAGCAAGCTTGGGGCGGTGGAGACGTCGATCCACCATGTCGGCGAGGGCGTGGTGGACCCGATGTCCACGGTCGTGCGCGTCGAGGTCGGGGAGAGCCCGGGCGGTGTGCGCTTCGCGGCGAAGCGTGCGAAGGCGGCCAGGACGGGACGGACCCGTCGACGACGCTGA
- a CDS encoding ParA family protein has product MGGSVHCEPEVEESESLRSDANIAGPMTDPVPGPRTESMGDDVSRETPPPMDDTPIGRAAQLAVEALGRAGEGLPRPEQTRVMVVANQKGGVGKTTTTVNLAASLALHGGRVLVIDLDPQGNASTALGIDHHAEVPSIYDVLVESKPLAEVVQPVPDVEGLFCAPATIDLAGAEIELVSLVARESRLERAIQAYEQPLDYVLIDCPPSLGLLTVNALVAGQEVLIPIQCEYYALEGLGQLLRNVDLVRGHLNPALHVSTILLTMYDGRTRLASQVADEVRNHFGDEVLRTSIPRSVRISEAPSYGQTVLTYDPGSSGALSYLEAAREIALKGVGVSYDPTNGHFGAQSNPSMVEGIQ; this is encoded by the coding sequence ATGGGAGGCTCTGTTCATTGCGAGCCTGAAGTCGAGGAGAGTGAATCCTTGCGGTCCGACGCCAACATCGCGGGACCGATGACCGATCCGGTCCCCGGTCCCCGTACCGAGTCGATGGGGGACGATGTTTCACGTGAAACACCGCCCCCGATGGACGACACTCCCATCGGTCGTGCTGCCCAACTGGCGGTCGAGGCGCTAGGCCGCGCCGGCGAGGGCCTGCCACGGCCCGAGCAGACGCGTGTCATGGTGGTCGCCAACCAGAAGGGGGGCGTGGGCAAGACGACGACGACCGTCAACCTTGCCGCTTCGCTGGCCCTGCATGGCGGCCGTGTACTCGTTATCGACCTCGACCCTCAGGGCAACGCATCCACGGCCCTGGGGATCGACCATCACGCCGAGGTTCCCTCGATCTATGACGTGTTGGTCGAGAGCAAGCCGCTCGCCGAAGTCGTCCAGCCGGTCCCCGATGTCGAGGGCCTCTTCTGTGCCCCCGCCACGATCGATCTCGCCGGTGCTGAGATCGAGCTGGTATCGCTGGTGGCGCGTGAGAGCCGGCTCGAGCGGGCGATCCAGGCCTACGAACAGCCGCTGGACTACGTCCTCATCGACTGCCCTCCCTCGCTCGGCCTGCTGACGGTCAACGCACTCGTGGCCGGCCAGGAGGTCCTGATCCCGATCCAGTGCGAGTACTACGCGCTGGAGGGACTTGGGCAGCTGCTGCGCAACGTCGACCTGGTGCGGGGGCACCTCAACCCCGCCCTGCATGTCTCGACGATCCTGCTCACCATGTACGACGGCCGGACGCGGCTCGCGTCCCAGGTCGCGGACGAGGTACGCAACCACTTCGGCGACGAGGTGCTGCGGACGAGCATTCCCCGCTCGGTCCGTATCTCCGAGGCGCCGAGCTATGGGCAGACGGTTCTGACTTACGATCCAGGTTCGAGCGGCGCCCTGTCCTACCTTGAGGCCGCACGAGAAATCGCGCTGAAGGGTGTCGGTGTCAGCTACGACCCGACGAACGGCCACTTCGGCGCCCAGAGCAACCCGAGCATGGTGGAGGGGATCCAGTGA